The nucleotide sequence TCCTGTGTGAGCGCAGCGACGCTGGCGTAGACCGACATACAGGGAAGCCGAGAGGGGTAACCCCAACTGAGCAAGCGGTAGTGCGACGCGCCTCGACGCACGCGGTGCGATGGTGTTGCGCATTTAGTGAGAAGGATAACTAACGACACGCTACTGGAGAACGGAAACGTGTAAATGAATTTACCTACGCAGGCAGACTCACAGTACGACGACAAACAACTTGGGGCCTCAAaagtgggtggtggtggcggggagaagaaaaggactGGCAGACGGACGCGAGGGCCGAGAGGGGGTGTCAGTGTCGTGCCGCACTGTAAAAGCAGAAACAAAAACAATAGCCAGAGAATGACGCAGCGTAGTGTTAGTGCCGCTCTCGGCCCATAATGACCAACCTTTCTTTCGTACAGTTTCCCTGATGTTTCACCACGACAGCAGGTGCCGAGAAAGgatgcgtgtatgtgtgtgccaccGAAAAATGTGGACCGAAATCAGTGGTGGGTTGATAGATGAAGTTGGTTTGTTAGAAATCCACAGGGaggagtggagggaggggcgagagaaCAATATGGTCGGCATCGTCCGGACGAGGTTTAAACTGCAAACATTTGCGTGTAAAGAGGGCTGGCATACTTCGCAATAGGCCATGCCGTTTCTCACGCATGTGAGAAATGACAAAATGCTCGCCAGCGCAGATACACGAACAgactacacacacacacacacaaaaagacaGGTTCGAGGCACCGCAAGTAAAACGACACAATGCGCTATAGAgatgtgcgcatgtgtgcgtgggaagagagaaggggaccCACGTCAACTGCCGGTCTCTCAAGGTCCCACCACGCCAATTCTGAGTTATAGGATACGCTACATCAGCACAGTAGAACGTGCAGACGCAAGAattgtttcttttcttttcggaCGCACTCTTGCGACTGCATGACTTCGCTTGTTCAGCGCACGTACAAATGCCGCAACTTCACGCAAGCACACCACAGgcttcttctgctgccgcaagTCGATAGAAAAGATGCAAGACGATATAGGGCATGTCAATAGGAGAGGAAGTGGGCGCATgaacgccagcagcagcagcagcagcaaacctTGAGGAAGTCTGTGCTGACGTCAGATCATCGTCAACAGATGCTAAAGCAGACGATCCAGAAACGCAGGATTTTTTTCAACGCGCCCGTTCTGCCACTCAGCATTAGCCAAGCCCTACTCCACCTGGTGCGTcgcaggcccatcgcgtggggCAATGGCGGCCCtgggcacacgcgcgccacagcactgcGCCGAGACAGCCATCGGAGGGCGACCTCTGCCTCAAGCGCCACCGACCCACGCCTCACaggccgcctcgcagcctccccccccccattaTCCCCGCcgagccccctccccccaccaccggGGCGGCACAAGCGTGTTCGCTGCCGCGGGTTGCTCTGACGCAACACCGTCCAGGACCTGCCCGCCGACGCCCGCAGCGACACGCCGCATCGGCCCTCCCTGCGTCCCAGGCGCTTTGCCCTGCCTCCAGAggcggctcggcattggcaggggtgAGGGTGTTTGGCTTCCCCGCGGGGCGTGGGATGCGGGGGCCCTGCGATACCGCGCGCTGAGGTGCCTCCCGTCACCAGGGATCAGATGGAAAGAAAATGAAAaaagcgcacgcacacaagtgAACTGCTTTTTACAACATTGCAGTAGCGTGCGCACACTTGCACATGCACATCCAAGATGGAGGACGGCGTGTGTAGTTCCAGTGGAGAAGAAGACCCCAGTTCGTGAAGAGCTTGTTGAATTAAAGGAGCAAAGTAGAAAAGCAAGTCTTCTTTAAAGTGCATAGCGTGGGAACCCACTCACAGCGAGTATGTCACAGCAGCGGCTACAtgtgcacgcacaccgacGCACGCAAAGATTGTGCCAGgtgaggaaagggaggagatagggagcagctgctgcggccatGGCGTTCGAAAAAACCAACTCAGAGCTCTTGGACAGTCTTCCTGAGCAGACCATACGGAATGTCTCTCTGTAGTGTGTTCCCCAGGCCAGGCTTACGCTCCTAAAACTTGAGGGTGCAGTTCATCCACCCAGGGTCGATCTCCGCGTCGTACCTCTTGTAGAAGTTGATGGCCGGTGTGTTCCAGTTCAACGCCTGCCATACCATGCCATGGCAAccctcttccttcgcctGCTGCAAAACTCGCTCAAAAAGCATCTTGCCTGCCCCAAGGCCGCGACGCGACTCCGTGACTACAAAATCCTCGAGATAAAGCATGCGCCCACGCCATGTAGAGTACCGGTAGTAGTAGAGCGCCATTCCAATGACACGTGGCTCCACATCGTCTGGCTCTTGAAGCTCCGCCAGGAAGGCGCTCCAGAGAGGTCGCTCGCCGAAaccttcctcctccatctccgcctTGGACACAACCACACACTCAGGTGCCCGCTCGTAGATGGCCAGCTCCATGATGAGGTCGTACATGCGCTCTGTGTCCTTGCGCTGAGCGCGGCGAATGGTGATGACTGGGGCAGACATGTATCAACTCCTTTTTTATTCGGTTGTGCCAGTTTGAGGTGATTAGCGCGTTCCGAAGCTTATGTGCATAGACGTTGTGTATCAACGGTGGTAACGGCCGAAAAGCGGTGTGTGAAAGGATACGTGCAGTTGATGTATACCAAAGCCCCctaaaaagagagagaagaggtgcgagTCCCCAAAAGCAATTTCATAGAGGTGTGATGTGCAACACACTGCCTCTCGGCGGCAGTATGCGTGTTGATAGAGGTTTGCCTTttggagaggggaggggtgcccTTCAAAGTGAACTGTGGATGCTCGTcagagcagcggtgcggctCTCGAGCGGATTACCAAATCATTGGAGTGAGGCTTGTGGCTACACAAAGACattgcttcttttttttttttggccgATGCTAAGCTGGTGATGTCCTCGCATGCCCCGTGTAATGAGTGTGGTGCTGCGTACGTGTGCCCTCATGATAGCATACCGCCACTTTACAGAGAGACCTGCTTACTGAGTgatacacatacatacacacgcgcgcacacacaggcacaccgcCGGTTTGTTAGGTATATAGAAGGGTCGAGCTGGTAGCTAAAACAAGccagcgaaaagaaaaaacgaaaagagaggaggagtgtCCGCGTATGCACAGGCGAGCAGTACAAGCCTTGTGCACCTCTTCAAACCCCAACAGGCGAAGGCAAGGGTGAGGGagtggaaaggagaggaagggggtgcaggggccaaaaaaaaaaagacgacGCTTGACTGCCGTAAGTCGAGATGGGAAATTAtcggaagagaaggaaagggggagcgaAAAAGTGATAAAGGACGTGAGGTAGCGAAAAGAACGTTAGGAGACACACCTcggcgctcacacacacacacacacacacacacacacacacacacacacacacacgcaagcaagcagaagaaaggGGCCCCAACAGAAGATTCCTTTTTTATATTATTATTCACGCAGCTCTGGAGTGGTTCACTGTGTCCAGGCtagcgagagaagaaacaaatagaggcagcggcgaaaTGAAGACAAAAAAGAGCCCCGAGCAACTTCGACTCTCACGTGCGAATACAGATAAATTGGCAATAGCGCACACTGGCGCAAGCGCACCAGAAGCGTGCGACTCCTTTCccttgtctttctctctctctctcttgatcAACCAACTCTAGCGTCGCTTGAGCACGTAGGCGGACATTTGAGAGACATGCAGTCTACAAAGGAGGCCAGTATCTTGTCCGCTAAAGGAGGAGAGTTGACGAAATAGCAGCGTGAGAGCTGTGAGCACGGAAATACAGGAAAGGTAGAGCACTCGGTCACACGCGGACGTATGCTCACTCATTTTCCACACCCCGTTCCTGCACAACTTGAATCACACGGAAGGGCAGAGGAATAGAAGAAGAGAATGGTGCaaaacacacatacacacaaaccgaaaaagaagaagaggtgaactcgagagagagagaggcgtgcgtTGGTATGGcttcagtttttttttcgctctaTTAGGTacaaggggagagggggaacaGAAACGGCTTCCGTAGACACAAACAAACGCGGTCGTTCCATATTGATCCTTTTTTATCATCTTCCGTTCTGTCACAAGTGCTCACAATTCACGCCTAGCCACTTAACGAGTAAGGCGCAGGGGTAAGACACgcaaggtgtgtgtggggggagacCACACAGAAAACGGCTGCTCGAGGCAGTCGACCATtggacaaaaaaaaaagaggggttgtgggggaggaggggagaacaTACGAGGTGGGAGAAGATGGGGTTTGAGAAACGAGTTATCAGGAAGGACAAAGGTTAAAGGGTGGAAAGGAGGTAGACACgtgacacccacacacacgcacacacagagtgaCAGAAGAAAGTGCAATAGAGCAGGCAGAAAATGAGTGCAAACGCAGATACCAAACTCACCCCAATGCTGACACCAACGCACGCGCAGAAACGAAGGCACAGCAAAGGAGGAGTGTCAGAGGCGACAGACCGACAGTGAGAGCAGAAAATAGGAATAAAGGGCCACTTAGCGAAAACatgaaacacacaaaaagcgTTCAGAGTTAATGCTGAatgctttttctttttcatttttcccctttcgcgtcttttctctttgctgtTTGCTTCACAATTTCCGTGCTGctactcgcacacacacggcatTTTATCGATGTGTCTGTCCCTCCCGCGTACCCAggcacatacccacacaaaCGCCGAAGAACGACTCCCCCACAAAATCTATGAGTCCAAAAgcgaacacacaaaaaaaagaagtaaaaggagagagggctATTGCTCGAGAAAGTGAGCTGGGAGGCTAATTCACACACTCCCTTATAGAGAACGAAGCTGAGAAGAGACAACAGCACGCAATCATAGGCAGGCCAAAATACGTAAAACATCTTCTTGTTCGTTTTGAAGGTGTGAGTGCTTCAAAAGGCACGAACGAattcttccttctccctttgttCCTTCTTTTCGACCTCCTCTGGGCTTATGAGGGGTCaatgaaggggggagggggatagAGCTGGAAAGGAAAGTGAGTGTGACGATGTTTGGGGTGAGTTGGCGGGTGAGGTAGCgggaagaaagggaagcCAAGTGTGGTATGAGTTTCCATTTCAATCTTTGAAaatgtacacacacacacacacagacatatACCGGCGCACATCACATCCCAGAGAACGCCGCatagaaggaaaaaaaggctCGAAATACGGGTGTGTACAACAGAATAAGACACtaaccaaaaaaaaaaaagaaacaagcgagagagggagggagtgggagggagagagagagggggagaagtgAGAAGTGAGAAATGAAAAATATGAGTGAGACGCaaataataaaaaaaaaaataaggCGAATAAGCAGTGCagtctttcctttttttttttgtagcGTACTTGTGCTCTTTTGTAAACGTACGCTACGATCACGAAACAGCCAACAGTTCCATTCATTCCTTTTACCCTTTTATATTCGAGAAGATGCGGCGTAATGGCCCAAGCGCAGGCAGCTTCACCGTGGGAACAACTGCATCGTTTtcgcctttcttcttccaAGCGTCCTTCATTCACGCATAGGCGCACAGA is from Leishmania panamensis strain MHOM/PA/94/PSC-1 chromosome 35 sequence and encodes:
- a CDS encoding acetyltransferase-like protein (TriTrypDB/GeneDB-style sysID: LpmP.35.2820) — protein: MSAPVITIRRAQRKDTERMYDLIMELAIYERAPECVVVSKAEMEEEGFGERPLWSAFLAELQEPDDVEPRVIGMALYYYRYSTWRGRMLYLEDFVVTESRRGLGAGKMLFERVLQQAKEEGCHGMVWQALNWNTPAINFYKRYDAEIDPGWMNCTLKF